A part of Tessaracoccus timonensis genomic DNA contains:
- a CDS encoding histidine phosphatase family protein, with translation MELYLVRHGESTWNVEGRLQGQTMHVPLTALGESQAARAAEELMGKGVVALWSSDQLRAQQTARIIGERLGVSPRWTALLREQGLGELEGKLAEELQPEPTPPGQHISEVAWGGGESIRDVHRRLQELCVLLRDEHGPGDRVALVSHGDTIRVLLAVLQGKGHRDVDWVPIANGSVTRVRWDG, from the coding sequence ATGGAGCTCTATCTGGTTCGCCACGGTGAATCCACTTGGAACGTGGAGGGGCGGTTGCAAGGTCAAACCATGCACGTGCCGCTCACCGCGCTCGGTGAGTCGCAGGCCGCCCGGGCCGCGGAGGAGCTCATGGGGAAGGGCGTCGTCGCGCTGTGGTCGAGTGATCAGCTTCGCGCCCAGCAGACCGCCCGCATCATCGGCGAGCGCTTGGGGGTTTCACCGCGCTGGACGGCGCTCTTGCGTGAGCAGGGGCTAGGGGAGCTGGAAGGGAAGCTCGCTGAGGAACTCCAGCCCGAGCCCACGCCGCCGGGGCAGCACATCTCCGAGGTGGCGTGGGGCGGGGGAGAGTCGATCCGCGACGTGCACCGTCGGCTCCAGGAATTGTGCGTGTTGTTGCGCGACGAGCACGGGCCGGGCGATCGCGTCGCGCTCGTCTCGCACGGCGACACGATTCGCGTGCTGCTCGCCGTGTTGCAGGGGAAGGGGCATCGCGACGTGGATTGGGTGCCGATCGCGAACGGCAGCGTGACGCGGGTGCGCTGGGATGGGTGA
- a CDS encoding IS110 family transposase — protein sequence MTIGLDVGKTEHHACALDPTGKKIFDKPLPQDETKLRALFTTLLDHGRVLLVVDQPNTIGALPVAVARDAGCEVAYLPGLAMRKAADLYPGRAKTDTKDAFIIADTARTMPHTLRQVDHNSETLSALKVLSGFDEDLAHECTRALNRLRSLLTQIHPALERVFTGTTLSSELALNLLIKYAGPTGLATAGKTRVLRYARTHRYRNPGQLIDRIFTALEEQTVTVPATRAVESIIPRIAAQVVELKTQRATVAQEVEAMLADFPLSKVLMSMPGIGIKTAAQILLAIGDGSSFATASHLAAYAGIAPITRRSGSSIRGEYPSRAGNKRLKNALFYSAWIASTRDPASKTYYQRKRAEGKRHNAAIICLARRRCNVIYAMLRDGTPYQPPTPSPNPKPVTLAA from the coding sequence ATCACCATTGGCCTGGACGTCGGCAAGACCGAGCACCACGCCTGCGCGCTCGATCCCACCGGGAAGAAGATCTTCGACAAACCCCTCCCACAAGACGAGACCAAACTCCGCGCACTGTTCACCACGCTACTCGACCACGGCCGAGTACTGCTGGTGGTCGATCAACCCAACACAATCGGCGCGCTCCCGGTCGCAGTCGCCCGTGACGCTGGCTGCGAGGTCGCCTACCTGCCCGGTCTGGCCATGCGCAAAGCCGCCGACCTCTATCCCGGCCGGGCAAAGACCGATACCAAAGACGCATTCATCATCGCTGACACCGCCCGTACCATGCCCCACACACTCCGGCAGGTCGATCACAACAGCGAAACTCTGTCCGCGTTGAAAGTCCTCTCCGGCTTCGACGAAGACCTCGCCCACGAATGCACCCGCGCGCTGAACCGGCTCCGTTCGCTGCTCACACAGATCCACCCCGCCCTCGAACGGGTCTTCACCGGCACCACCCTCAGCAGCGAACTCGCGCTGAACCTGTTGATCAAATACGCCGGCCCCACCGGTCTCGCCACGGCCGGGAAGACCCGCGTCCTGCGCTACGCCCGGACCCACCGCTACCGGAATCCAGGCCAGCTCATCGACCGCATCTTCACCGCACTCGAGGAACAAACCGTGACCGTCCCCGCCACCCGCGCCGTCGAGAGCATCATCCCCCGCATCGCCGCGCAAGTCGTCGAGCTCAAGACCCAACGCGCCACCGTCGCACAAGAAGTCGAAGCCATGCTCGCCGACTTCCCTCTCTCCAAGGTCTTGATGAGCATGCCCGGGATCGGCATCAAGACCGCCGCACAGATCCTCCTCGCCATCGGCGACGGCTCCAGCTTCGCCACCGCCAGCCATCTCGCCGCCTACGCCGGCATCGCCCCTATCACCAGACGCTCCGGCTCCTCCATCCGCGGTGAATACCCATCCAGAGCAGGCAACAAACGCCTCAAGAACGCCCTCTTCTACTCCGCCTGGATCGCCTCCACCCGCGACCCCGCATCCAAGACCTACTACCAACGCAAACGTGCCGAAGGGAAACGCCACAACGCCGCCATCATCTGCCTCGCCCGCCGACGATGCAACGTCATCTACGCCATGCTCCGAGACGGCACCCCTTACCAACCACCAACACCCTCGCCCAACCCCAAACCCGTCACCCTCGCAGCTTGA
- a CDS encoding VWA domain-containing protein produces MKQAVRRWSAGVLVALVALVTLPQGAWADEGQQAQQPVVVVTDFSGSMNEKDADSKGTTRIAAAKTAVKGLLAETPKDSRLGLVVYGARNDSCDDIQTLNKVGAFDAAALGKQVDGLQAKGNTPIGPALKHAAKELEGIEGSKAMVLVSDGEPNCEPPPACDVAKELAGQGIDLTVHTIGFKISGNAKAKETLRCIAEATGGSYTDVDDAGSLQEAMQQETLRALAGYQSQGIAVDGGPTAPDAEEIVAGQYVVKMPTGEKPDKGVAAENRRYFSVPFHEGWDVAVTATLVPPPIESGAQAQDERKLRLAQVDPAGDSLGGDFENGRQDGYLDTDDLKVSIVMDGKPGGLNKDGKQRFELVRTENAWADQELDVEFTVGYVKSDVAPGQTVPEPGPAPTADKPGEPKAVAGGSSFNTATVLQPGDVIADNINAGERRYFAVPVETGQNLRAVIDIPKADGVAMFRLAAYNPLRQKLAFEPRSVNHIQASGSMGTVVKNGTSMDGTLKWPIVPTNIVSSDQQGAHAIGGMQYLVVGRNYDNESNKAALPFTLRTQVWGEASDQGLKVLTTPEEYKAEFGDPEADAEASASPSPSPSASEEPSKEPSEEPSEEESPKASEAEADEQGGFPLVPVLGGVGGVLVLGGGVWLLIRRLS; encoded by the coding sequence ATGAAGCAGGCAGTACGCAGATGGAGCGCAGGGGTGCTCGTCGCCTTGGTTGCGCTCGTGACCCTCCCTCAGGGCGCATGGGCTGATGAGGGGCAGCAAGCACAGCAACCCGTCGTAGTGGTCACCGACTTCTCGGGTTCGATGAATGAGAAGGACGCGGACTCGAAGGGCACCACGCGCATCGCCGCAGCCAAGACTGCGGTGAAGGGCCTGCTGGCGGAAACCCCGAAGGACTCCCGCCTCGGCCTGGTGGTGTACGGCGCGAGGAACGACTCCTGCGACGACATCCAGACGCTCAACAAGGTAGGTGCCTTCGACGCTGCGGCACTCGGCAAGCAGGTCGATGGGCTGCAGGCAAAGGGGAACACGCCGATTGGTCCCGCGCTGAAGCACGCTGCGAAGGAGCTGGAGGGCATCGAGGGCTCGAAGGCGATGGTGCTCGTCTCCGATGGTGAGCCGAACTGTGAGCCGCCGCCGGCGTGCGACGTCGCGAAGGAACTCGCAGGCCAGGGCATCGACCTCACGGTGCACACCATCGGTTTCAAGATCTCCGGCAATGCGAAGGCTAAAGAGACGCTGCGCTGCATCGCCGAAGCCACAGGGGGCAGCTACACCGACGTGGATGACGCCGGCTCGCTGCAAGAGGCCATGCAGCAGGAGACTCTGCGTGCGCTGGCGGGGTATCAGAGTCAAGGCATTGCGGTGGACGGTGGGCCGACGGCCCCTGATGCCGAGGAGATCGTCGCCGGGCAGTACGTGGTGAAGATGCCCACTGGTGAGAAGCCCGACAAGGGTGTGGCTGCGGAGAACCGTCGCTACTTTTCGGTGCCGTTTCATGAAGGCTGGGATGTGGCGGTCACGGCGACGCTCGTGCCACCGCCCATCGAATCCGGTGCGCAGGCGCAAGACGAGCGGAAGCTGCGACTGGCGCAGGTCGATCCAGCGGGCGATTCGCTAGGTGGAGATTTCGAGAACGGTCGACAAGACGGTTACTTGGACACGGACGATCTCAAGGTCTCCATCGTGATGGATGGCAAACCGGGCGGCTTGAATAAAGATGGCAAGCAGCGCTTCGAGCTCGTCCGCACTGAGAATGCCTGGGCCGATCAAGAGCTGGACGTGGAATTCACCGTCGGGTATGTGAAGTCCGATGTCGCGCCCGGACAGACGGTGCCTGAGCCTGGTCCTGCTCCGACTGCGGATAAGCCAGGTGAGCCGAAGGCCGTCGCTGGTGGCAGCAGCTTCAATACCGCGACGGTGTTGCAGCCCGGCGACGTGATCGCTGACAATATCAATGCGGGCGAGCGGCGTTATTTTGCGGTCCCGGTGGAGACAGGACAGAACCTGCGGGCGGTGATTGATATTCCGAAGGCTGATGGCGTTGCCATGTTCAGGCTGGCGGCGTACAACCCGCTACGGCAGAAGCTCGCTTTTGAGCCTAGAAGCGTGAATCATATCCAGGCGAGCGGCTCCATGGGTACGGTCGTCAAGAACGGCACGTCGATGGATGGCACCCTGAAATGGCCGATTGTGCCGACGAATATCGTCTCAAGCGATCAGCAGGGGGCACACGCCATTGGTGGAATGCAGTATCTCGTCGTGGGGCGGAACTACGACAACGAATCGAATAAGGCGGCGCTGCCATTCACGCTGAGGACGCAGGTCTGGGGCGAAGCGTCTGACCAGGGGCTAAAGGTGCTCACGACGCCGGAGGAGTACAAGGCCGAGTTTGGTGACCCGGAGGCGGATGCGGAGGCCAGCGCGTCGCCATCACCCAGCCCGTCGGCTTCTGAGGAGCCGTCGAAGGAGCCATCGGAAGAGCCCAGCGAGGAGGAATCCCCGAAGGCTTCTGAGGCTGAGGCGGACGAGCAGGGCGGCTTCCCGCTCGTGCCGGTGCTCGGCGGTGTCGGCGGAGTGCTCGTTCTCGGTGGCGGCGTCTGGTTGTTGATACGCCGCCTGAGCTAA
- a CDS encoding serine/threonine-protein kinase: MGQVIAGRFELLEHIASGATGSIWRAVDRRRNSECAAKVLRQKDSGELLRFVREQGVQLDHPHLATPYGWAAEDDDVAIAMPLVRGGTLESALSDHGAFSPELVATCLYQLLDGIAHVHDAGWIHRDVKPANILLEPTGTGRPHLRLGDFGTALRTDDPRFTEIGFIHGTPGYVPPEALEGAAPAPSADLYAAGIVALRMLHPEAKSVDVLAAARQRITSQPLPLPLQRVILGLTSDDPAARIDAAQEARRSLTEVAHRAGYTVANGEPFEVFDQLALDDPDPTPVQSPEPPSEPTVVLPAAPTKPASKGPLIVIGTGVVLLAVALVLLLVT, encoded by the coding sequence GTGGGTCAGGTAATTGCAGGACGATTCGAACTGCTCGAGCACATCGCGTCGGGCGCGACGGGATCGATCTGGCGAGCAGTAGACCGTCGGCGAAACTCCGAGTGCGCGGCCAAGGTGCTCCGCCAGAAAGACTCCGGGGAGCTGCTGCGGTTCGTGCGTGAACAGGGCGTACAACTGGACCACCCCCATCTGGCTACGCCATACGGTTGGGCTGCGGAGGACGACGACGTCGCCATTGCCATGCCGCTCGTGCGCGGCGGCACCCTAGAATCCGCGCTCAGCGACCACGGTGCCTTCTCGCCGGAGCTCGTCGCCACCTGCCTCTACCAGTTGCTCGACGGCATCGCACACGTGCATGATGCGGGCTGGATTCACCGCGACGTGAAGCCCGCGAACATCCTGCTCGAACCCACCGGCACCGGCCGTCCGCACCTCAGACTGGGCGACTTCGGCACGGCCCTGCGCACCGACGACCCCCGCTTCACCGAGATCGGGTTCATCCACGGCACCCCCGGCTATGTTCCGCCCGAGGCGCTCGAAGGCGCTGCGCCCGCACCATCGGCGGACCTCTACGCCGCAGGCATCGTCGCGCTGCGCATGCTGCACCCCGAGGCGAAATCCGTCGACGTCCTCGCTGCGGCCCGGCAGCGCATCACCTCCCAGCCGCTACCCCTTCCCCTGCAGCGCGTCATTCTCGGGCTCACCAGTGACGACCCTGCGGCCCGCATTGATGCCGCCCAGGAAGCCCGACGAAGCCTCACCGAGGTCGCACATCGCGCGGGGTACACCGTCGCGAATGGGGAACCGTTCGAGGTGTTCGACCAGCTGGCGCTCGACGACCCGGACCCTACGCCGGTGCAGTCGCCCGAACCGCCTTCGGAACCCACCGTCGTGCTGCCGGCGGCGCCCACCAAGCCGGCGTCGAAGGGTCCACTGATCGTGATCGGTACGGGTGTCGTGCTCCTCGCGGTGGCGCTGGTGCTGCTGCTGGTGACGTAA
- a CDS encoding acyl-CoA thioesterase codes for MNFHSRKWVKPEDLNANQSLFGGSLLRWVDEEAAIYAIIQLGNERTVTKFISEINFVSSAREGDIIEMGLAVVHWGTTSLTLKAVVRNVFTGEKIITIDRIVMVALDENGEPKPHGYSTVTYKRDRVPRRFVARRAHDAEPLEATIDEDHFVD; via the coding sequence ATGAATTTCCATTCCCGCAAATGGGTGAAGCCTGAAGACCTCAACGCCAACCAGAGCCTCTTCGGAGGCAGTTTGCTGCGTTGGGTCGACGAGGAAGCCGCCATTTACGCCATCATCCAGCTGGGAAACGAGCGCACCGTCACGAAATTCATAAGTGAGATCAACTTCGTCTCCTCCGCTCGCGAAGGCGACATCATCGAGATGGGACTCGCCGTCGTGCACTGGGGCACCACCAGCCTCACCCTCAAAGCCGTGGTACGCAATGTGTTCACCGGCGAGAAGATCATCACCATCGACAGAATTGTCATGGTGGCACTCGACGAAAACGGCGAACCCAAACCGCACGGCTACTCCACCGTCACCTACAAGCGCGATCGCGTACCGCGACGCTTCGTCGCCCGCCGAGCCCATGACGCCGAGCCGCTCGAAGCAACCATCGACGAGGACCACTTCGTCGACTAA